One region of Terricaulis silvestris genomic DNA includes:
- a CDS encoding endonuclease domain-containing protein, which translates to MRATMGGVTNMTPQDETSAPPPPRGAGAGGGGRSNAQLPEAKHSKLGHGWSPDPDPDAVTRQKDRTRTNLRAQRLRKELTPSEKELRDLLRSIEGAHFRKEVAVDDYVFDFGWYSARLLIEIDGSIHEQADVQENDKAKTIHAIANGFRVLRFQNNDVWDRPAWVVNQVREALNSGASDRPPPLTPPREGAGDE; encoded by the coding sequence ATGCGCGCAACAATGGGCGGAGTCACAAACATGACGCCGCAAGACGAAACAAGCGCACCCCCGCCCCCTCGCGGGGCGGGGGCAGGGGGTGGGGGGCGTTCAAACGCTCAGCTGCCTGAAGCCAAGCACAGCAAACTCGGCCATGGCTGGTCGCCAGACCCAGACCCAGACGCAGTAACACGCCAAAAGGATCGGACGCGCACGAATCTTCGCGCGCAACGCTTGCGCAAGGAACTGACGCCCTCCGAAAAGGAGCTGCGCGATCTCCTTCGCAGCATCGAAGGCGCGCACTTCCGCAAGGAGGTCGCCGTCGATGACTATGTCTTCGACTTCGGCTGGTATTCCGCCCGCTTGCTCATCGAGATTGACGGCTCGATCCACGAGCAAGCCGACGTGCAGGAAAACGACAAAGCGAAAACGATTCACGCGATCGCCAACGGCTTCAGAGTTCTGCGCTTCCAGAACAACGACGTCTGGGACCGCCCCGCCTGGGTCGTGAACCAGGTGCGCGAGGCATTGAACAGCGGCGCGTCGGATCGCCCCCCACCCCTAACCCCGCCCCGCGAGGGGGCGGGGGACGAGTAG